GGGCAAGGGGGCCGCCGGGGCGCTCAGCCTGTTCAAGTGGCTGTTGGTCCTGGCGGCCCTGCGCGTGCTGGAGGTGCAGGTGCTGCGCGACACCTGGGCCACCTTCATGATGGTGCTCCACGGGGTGGTGATCTGGCTGGCCTTCCGGGCGATCCTGCACGACCTCTACGCCGGGGTGTGGCTCGCGCGCATCCAGAAGCGGCCGCCCAACCGCATCCTCCTGAACCTGCTCTCCTTCGCCATGACGCTCTTCCTGGTGGCCTACGGCCTGCGCAGCGTCCTTGGCGTGGACGTAAGCTCCCTGCTCACCTCCTCGGCCATCCTCACGGCCGTGGTGGGCTTCTCCATGCAGGACACCATCGGCAGCCTCTTCTCGGGGCTGCTCATCCAGACGGAGAAGCCCTTCAAGATCGGCGACTGGATCAAGGTGGGCGAGTTGGAGGGCCAGGTGACCGAAGTCACCTGGCGCTACACCAAGCTGACCACCTTCGCCGGAAACCAGGTGCTCCTGCCCAACAACGCCGTGGCCAAGGAGCGTGTGGTCAACTTCACCGAGCCCTTCCCGGAGGTGAGCCTGGTCGTGCCCGTGCCCGCGCCCCTGGCCGCCCCGCCCGTGCGCGTGAAAAGCTCCCTGGAGGAGGTGCTGCGCAAGGCCCCGCTGGTCTCGAAAAACCGCGCCCCGCGCGTGCGCCTGGCCGAGATCACCCTGGACCACGCCCTCTACCGCCTGGTTTTCTACGTGGACGACTACGAGGATGTCTACGCCGCGCGCAGCGAGGTGCTCTCGGCCGTGTGGTACGAATTCCACAAGCAGGGCATCGAGTTCCCCATGGCCCGCCGTCGGCTCGTGACCGGGCCGCGCAAGGCCCCCCAGAAGCACGGCGACCTCACGGAACTCCTGAGCGGCGTGGGGCTCCTGGAGGGCATGCGCGAGGACGAACTGGAGCTCATCGTGCAGTGCGCCGCCGTGCGCACCTATCCGCCCGGGGCCTCCATCGTGGAGCAGGGACAGGGCGGGACCACCATGTTCCTCATCGCCGAGGGCGAGGTGGCCGTGGCGCGCGACGGACGCGAACTGACCCGCCTGGGACAGGGCGACCTGTTCGGCGAAATGGCCCTGCTCACCGGCGAGCCCCGCCAGGCCGACGTGACCGCCGTGACCCCCGTGCGCTGCCTGGAACTGGACCGCGAGGCTTTCCGGGGAGTGATGGACAAGAACCCCCAGTTGGTGGCCAACGTCACCCGCGTCTTCCAGGAGCGCGAGGCCCAGATGCGCCAGGCCCCCAGGCCCGACGGAGAGGCCTCGGCCCAGGGGCTCTTCGACCGCTTCCGGCGCATCTTCTGGTAGCCCGCGATCAGGCGCGGGAGAAAGGCCCGCCCGGCTGCCCCCTCCCGGAAAGGGATGCCATCGCGCCGTTCCCGCCCGGGTCCGGGCGGACCAAAGGCCCGGGGCGCGGACACCCGTCGCTGGGAACGTGAATCGAACAGCCCGGGCGGCTTGCGCCCCTGCCGCTTACAGCAGTTCCAGGAAGGCTTCGATCCTGGTCCGAAGCTGCTCGGTATCGGCCTCGGAATAGTCCGTTTCGATGTGCAGCGTCCGCAGGCCGTGTTTGCCCAGCATGTGCCCCTGCACCATGGGCGATTCCACGTTGTAGGTGTGGCAGCACTGCCAGGTGAGATCGACCACGCCTTCCGGCCTGTATTCTTCCGTCAACCGGTCGAGCAGGGAGAGCCTGCCCGCATTGGGCGTCATGACGGAGCAGGGGATGCACAGGGTGCGCCGCGCCAGCGCCACCAGGGGGTCGCCCGACTCGTCCGCCAGAAGGTCGAAGCTCTTCACGCCCGAACAATTCTCGGCGGCCACCACCACGGCCCCGCTTTCTTCGAGCAGCCGCACCACCTTCTCCGACCCACGCCCCACCGGGCAGCCGGTCAGGAGGATCCGCCTGGCCCCCGTCGCCACGCCGGACTGCCCGGCACGGGCCATGGCCTCCAGCTCCGCCGCCAGGTCGCGCAGCATGGCGGCGTAGGCGCGCGGGTCCGCGACGTAGCTCTTGGCCTCGCTGACGGCCATCATGTCCAGCCCGCTCAGGGGGGAGCATGCCCCCGAGGAGAGCTTGAGCACGCGCGCCAGCAGGCGGCGCACCTCGTTCTGGACCCTTATCTCCTCCCGCAGGCCGTCCTCCGTGATGCGGTTGCCGGTCGCGGACTCCAGAAACTCCTTGAACCGGCGCATCTCCTGCGTCCAGTACGCCTCCTGGGCCGCGCCCGTCGCAAAAGGAAGATGCATGATGTGCATGGGTTTCACCGCGCCCAGGAATTCATACATCTTCTTCTTTCCGTCGCAGGTGGTTTCACCCACCAGAAGGTCCGCGGCAGCGAAGTAGGGGCAGGTCCCGGTGATCGCGTAGCCGTAGCTGGACTTGATCAGGGGGCAGAGGTTGGCCGGGAGCGTCTTTTCCGCCGCCGGGATCGGGGCCTGCTTCTTGCCGCAGAGCCCCACGGGCAGCGCCCCCGCGGCGCTGACCAGCTCCCTGGGCGCATACGTGCAGTAGATGCCGACCACCAGCGCGCCGGCCTCTTTCAGCGGTTCGATGTCCGCCAGAAAACGGTCCGCCAATCCGTCGAAGCGCTCCAGGCTTGCTGCTCTCACACTGCCTCCAGGCTTGATTGCTTGCTCAAAAGGGCCTTCCCGTGCAGGGCCGCGCCGAGCGCCCCCACGAGGTCGGGGTCCCGGGGGATCAGGGGGGCCATGCCCAGGCCCTCCTCCAACAGCCGCACGATGCACGGATTGCGGGCCACGCCGCCCGAAAAGACCAGAGGCGGCTCGCATCCGATGCGCCCGATCATGGACTGGACCCTTCCGGCGATGGCCAGGTGCAAACCCATGGCGATGTTTTCGGCGCGCTCGCCCAGGGCCATGAGCGTGGTGGCCTCGGTTTCGGCGAACACCGTGCACATGGAGCTGATGGCGATCCGCTTGTCCGCCCCCAGGGCGAACCCGCCGAACCGGTCGAGCGGCGTCTGCAACGCCGTGGCCATGAACTCCAGGAACTTGCCCGTCCCGGCGGCGCAGCGGTCGTTCATCTCGAACCGGACCACCTTTCCGCCGGGGGTCATGGCGATGACCTTGGTGTCCTGGCCGCCGATGTCAAGCACCGTGCGCGCGGTGGGATACAGCGCCCGCGCGCCCAGGGCGTGCGCCTGGATCTCCGTGATGTCCAGCACCCGACCGAAGCGCCCCGGAACGCCGAACTCCTTCAGGAAAAGCTTGCGGCCGTACCCGGTGGCCACCGCGAGGCAGCCGCTCACGCCTTCAAGGACGGCGCGGCACTGCTTCAGCACATCGTACGTAGTGGGGACGCTCAGCGAATGCTCGACGCCTTCTTCGCCCAACACGACGAGCCCGATGGAGCGCGAACCGATGTCGATCCCGTAGACTCTTGAACTCATGGCCATGTTCCGTTTCGGGCTGGAGCGTCGCCGCTCGATTCATGGATGCGGGGCCGCAGCCGGCCCCGCATTGTGCCTCCCGGCCGCTCAGCGTGCCGGCAGGAAGGAATAGTCCACCACGTTGCCCACCGGGACCATCTCGTCGATGAGCTTGAAGTCCCGCATGAGACCCAACTGTTTCTCCAACTGGCTGTCCGGGACGCGGCCGTTCCCGGAGAAGTCGCGCAGGGCCGAGGCGAAGGCCACCTCGCGCTCCACCTTCACGTACTTGGGAATGAACTCGCGCGCCTGGGCCTCCTCGGCGCGCATGAACTCGAAGGACCGAACCAGCCCGCGCAGGAAGGCCCGCACCTGCTCGGGCTTCTCCGAAAGCGTTTTCTCGGGGAAGAAGACGCCGGAGAACACGAAACCGGGAATCACGTCGTTGAACGACGCCACGAGGCGGCTGACGCCATGCATCTCCAGCATGGCAGTGACAGGGTCTCAAGTGATGACGAAATCCACCGCCCCCGCCTTGAGGGCCGCCTCGAACTTCATGGGCTCGTCGAGCTTCATGCCCGCGACCTGCTCGATGTCGGCCGAGGTCAGGCCGAACTGGCGCAGCCCCTCGCCCAGCATGAGCTTCGTGGTGATGGACCCGGCCGAGGCCACGCGCCTGCCCTTGAGATCCCCCAGGTTCTTCACCGGCGAATCGACGGGCACGTGCAGGCCGCACTTGGTGCCCTTGTGGGCCTGGCCGAACCAGGAGACCACCCGGATGGGAAGCCCCTGCTTCACGGCGTGGAACGAGGCGGGCACGTCGATGTTGCCGCCGTCGATGTCCCCGCGCATGGCCGCGGCCATGATGTTGGTCTCGCCCTTGAGTTCCACCAGCTCCACCCGGACGCCTTCCGCCTCGAAGAACCCTTTCTCCACCCCCACATAGAAGGGCAGGTCATCGATGAACTTGCCGTAAGAGAGGCGCATCACCGGCAATTCCGCCGCCTGGACCACACCGGCCAGCAGCAGAACCAGCAGCACCGCCATTCCCGAAACCCTCCGCATGCGACATCACCTCCAGGTTTAGGAGCGCCCGCCCTCCAGCGAGGCGCGTTTGTGCCAGGACAGGGCGACGGCCTCCACGGACTTGGCCGCCCGGTCCAGGCTGTAGCCGATGACCGATATGATCACGATGCCCGCGAACATCTTGTCCGTGGCGAAAATCCGCTGCGAATCGATGACCAGGTACCCCAGGCCGGAATCGGACGAGAGCATCTCCACGCCGACGATGGAGAGCATGGCCATGCCGATGGAAATACGAAGCCCGGTGCAGATGGTGGGCATGGCGGCCGGGATGAGCACCTGCCGCCAGAGGAACCATCCCCTGGCCCCGAAGGAGCGCGCGGCCAGGATGAGCTTGCCGTCCACCCCCTTGATGCCCGCGATGGTGTTGAGCGCGATGGGGAAAAAGCAGGACTTGAAGATCAGCAGCACCTTGGAGGTCTCCCCGATGCCGAACCAGACGATGAGCACCGGCACCAGCGCGAACGTCGAGATGGGCCGGATGTACTCGATCAGGGGGTCCAGCAGGTCCTCCAGCACGCGGGAGGCCGCGATGGCCAGCCCCAGGGTCAGCCCGGCCACGGTGGCCAGGGCGAACCCCAGCGTGGCCCTTCCCAGGCTGATGCCGATCTGGCCCAGCAGGTTCTCGTGGGTGAACAGCTTGACGAGCGCCTGGAAGATTTTCAGGGGCGGCGGAAAGAAGAAGGGGTCCACGAGCTTCTGGGAGGCGACAATCTGCCAGAACACCAACAAGATCAGCGGCATGGCGAGACGTCGGAGAGTAGGATTCATGGGCGTGTCCCGTGTTTTTCAGGATTGGGCGTCGCCCTGGCGCAGCGCCGCGCGCAGCTGGCGCTCCAGGGCCTTGAACCGGTCGCTTGTGAGCATGTCCGGGGTGCGCGGCCTGGGCAGATCGATGACAAGCTCCGCGAGCACCCGGGCGGGGCGGGGGCTCATCACCAGCGCCCGGTCGCCCACCAGCACGGCCTCGGGGACCGAATGGGTGACGAAAAGCACGGTCAGCCCCGTGGCGTCGCGCAGGCGCAGGAGTTCGATCTGCATGGTCTCGCGGGTCATGGCGTCCAGCGCGCCGAAGGGCTCGTCCATGAGCAGGAGCGCGGGCTCCACGGCCAACGCCCGCGCGATGCCCACGCGCTGGCGCATGCCGCCGGAGAGCTCGAAGGGGTGTCGCTTGGCGGAATCCTCCAGGCCGACCAGCCGCAGCAGCTCCATGGCCCGCTCCCTGCCGCGCGCCCGCCCCATGCCGTGGACCTCCAGCCCGAAGGCCACGTTGTCCAACACCGTCCGCCAGGGAAACAGCAGGAAGTCCTGGAACACCATGGCCGTGGCCGAAGCCCCGGGAGGCACGCCCTCCACGGAAACGCTCCCCTCGTCCAGGGTTTCCAGCCCGGCGCAGGCCAGCAGCAAGGTCGACTTGCCGCACCCGCTGGGGCCGAGGATGGTGACGATCTCCCCCTTGAAGGCCGAGAGGCTCACTCCGTCCAGCACCGGTTCGCGCCGCCCGGAAGGGAGGACGAACGCTTTCCGGGCATTGACGGCGTTGAATACCGGCGCACTGTTCATCATGCTCTCTTTACCGCCGCAGGAACACGGTTGACCTGTCCGTTGCGTCCACAACCACACCTTGCCGTCGAAGACTGGGCATCCAGATACTCAGAAACCATCCACCAAACAAATCGATTATGATTCCAAACGGATATACACATCATCAGAAGCGCCAATACCATACCGCATCAGGACCCTTGCGCCCGGCACATCATCCGCGTCCCTTCCGCGCACCTGCCTGCCGGATGCGGCATGCGTCGGGTGCGGCCGAAGCGAGCCGAATAATATATGCCGAACAATATGCGCCAACAATAATCCTTTGGCATTGGCACTGCTGCCGCTTTCAAGTACACACCACAGCCCATGAGCACTCACCTCAAGCAGATCGCCAAGGACGCCTCCGTGGTGGGCGGGGCCACGCTCCTCTCGCGCGTGCTGGGCTTCTTCCGGGACGTGGTGGTGGCCTACGTGCTGGGCGCGGGACCCGCGGCTGACGCCTTCTACGTGGCCTACCGCCTGCCCAACACCTTGCGCCGCCTCTTCGCCGAAGGCTCCATGACCATGGCCTTCGTGCCCGTTTTCTCGGACCTGCGCGAGAAACAGGGCGACGAGGCCGCCTTCGCCATGACCCGCTCGGCACTGGTCTGGCTCCTGGCCGTGCTGGGCGTGGTCACGGCCCTGGCCATGGCCTTCGCCCGGCCCATCACCTACCTGGTGGCCCCGGGCTTCGCCGACGACCCGGCCCTGATGGAACTGACCACCGGGCTCGTGCGCATCGTCTTCCCCTACATCATCCAGATCTCCATCGTGGCCCTGTGCATGGGCGCGCTCAACGCCATGGGCCACTTCCTGGCCCCGGCCCTGGCCACCAGCGAATTGAACACCGTGATCATCCTGGGCTGCGGCGTGGCCTGGCTCTTCGGCCTGGACGTGCCCCAGGCCCTGGCCTGGTCCGTGCTGGCGGGCGGCATGGGCCAGATGCTCATGCAGCAGCCCGCCCTCAGGCGCTTCGGTTTCACCTGGATCGGCCCCTGGCGGCTCCTGGACCCGGGCGTGGTGCGCATGGGCAGGCTCATGCTGCCCACGGTGTTCGGGGCGGCCATCTACCAGCTCAACATCCTGGTGGGCACGCTGCTGGCCTCGTTCCTGGCGGCGGGGTCCATCTCGGCGTTGTACTACGCCGACAGGCTCGTGCAGTTTCCCCTGGGCGTCTTCGGTGTGGCCGTGGGCACCGTGGCCCTGCCCAGCCTGGCGCGGCTGGCCGCCGCTGGCGAGCACGTCGAATTCAAGCGAACGCTCATGGCCTCGCTGCGCCTCACGCTCTTCATCTGCCTGCCCGCCACGGCGGGGCTGGCGGCTCTGGCCTGGCCCATGGTGGACGTGCTCTTCGGCCGGGGGGCCTTCACCCCCGAGGCCGCCGACGCCACGGCCCGCGCCCTGGTGGCCTACGCCGCGGGACTGCCCGCCTTTGCCTGCGTGCGCCCCCTGGTCTCGGCCTTCTACGCCCTGCACGACACCAAAACCCCGGTGCGCGCGGGGTTCTGGTCCATGCTGGCCAACGTGGCTCTGGGCGCTTCGCTCATGCTCCCTATGGGACACGTGGGGCTGGCCCTGGCCACGTCGCTCTCCTCGTGGCTCAACGTATGGCTTCTGGGTCGCGCCCTCACGGCCAAGGCCGGGCCGTGGTTCGCCCCTGGCCGCACCACCGCCGTGAGCGCCCTGCTGAGCCTCGCCGTGGGCCTGGCCGCCTGGCTCACCCCAGTGGGGCCGTGGGCCGCCCTGGGGCTCATCGCGGTCTGGGCCACCGGCTACATGCTCCTGGCGTTCGTCTTCCGCGTGGAAGAGGCCCGCATGCTGGGGGATTTCGTCCTGCGCAGGCTCACGCGGCGCGCCCGCTCAGGATCGTGACGCCCTTCCCCCCATCCGGAGCGGTCCTGGCCGCGCGCCAGGGCTTCCCCACGGGGCTCGTCCAGCCCGATGGAGGCTACCGCTTTTCCCTGGACCCCCTGCTCCTGGCCGCCTTCGCCCGGCCCAAGCGCGACGCCCGCGTGGCGGACCTGGGCACGGGCTGCGGCGTGGCCGCCCTGGCGCTGCTCTTGCGCGAGGGCGTCCACACGCCGCGCGAGGCCCTGGGCCTGGATGTGGACCCGGCCATGGTCCGCGCCGCCGGGGAGAACGCCCGGCTCCTGGGTCTGGAACACGTCTTCCGGGCCGAAGAGCGCGACCTGCGGGACATCCGCCGCATCCACCCACCGGAGACCTTCACCCTGGCCCTGGCCAATCCACCCTACCGCGAGCCCGGCACGGGACAGGACTGCCTCTCGCCCGGCCGTCAGGATGCGCGGTTCGCCACCCGTGGAAACGCCGGGGACTTCGCCCGGGCGGCCTCCTGGCTCTTGGCCAACCGGGGGGCGTTCTGCGCGGTCTATCCGGCCGACAGGCTGGCGGACCTCATGGAGGCCTGCCGGGACGCGCGGCTTGCGCCCAAGCGCTTGCGGCTGGTGCATTCGCGCCTGGACGAACCGGCCCGGCTGGCTCTGCTGGAAGCAGTGAAGAACGCGGGATCGGGAATGGTGGTGGAACCCCCGCTGGAGCTCCACGAGGGACGCGGCGAGGCCACTCGTCTTTGCTCGGCGGCCCTTGCCTTCTGCCCCGCCCTGGCCACGCGGGGCGAAGCGGCGCGGCGCGAAGACGCCTGAGCCTCGTCCGTGGAGGACCGCCCAGGGAAGGGACCACTCAGGGGAAGCGCAGGGTCAGCGCGCCCGAGGCGAGCCCCTCCAGGCTGACCGTGCCTTCCTCCGAGGCCGCGCGGCCCACGCTTCGCCCGCCCAGGGCCGGACCCGACGCCCAGTACACGACGCCCGGCCTGAGTCCGCCCAGCGTCACCTTGCCGTTGCGGGTGAAGAATTGCGTGGTGAACGTCAGGACGCGCTCCGTGACGGTCCAGTCGCGCACGTAGCCGCTGGCCGCGCGCAGGAAGGGCGCGCCCGCAGGCGCATCGTCCTTGGCGGCCAGCGCCAGCACGGCGCGCTTTTGCCCCGGGGCCAGGTGCACGTAGAGCCCTTCGGGCTGCCTGTCGTAGCCCAGCACGTTCTCACAACGCGACATGTCTGGCGCGGGGCCGTCGGCGGGCAGGCGCAGGGTCAGACTCAGGCCGTAGTCCGCCACGGAGAACAGGTCGGGGCCGAGGCGCTCGAGATGCACGTCCATCCAGTCCTGCACGGACTGCACGTAGGCGCTGGTGAACAGCGGGGCCACCGGCTGCGCGGCCACCCAGGCGTAGACCTCCTTGAGGGCGTTGAGTCCCCCCAGCTTCTCGGTGGAAAAGACGTGGTAGTAGATGTCGATGGGCTTGAGTCGCCTGGGGCTGCCCGTGCGTTTGAAGGTCTCGATGATGTTGCGGTAGCCGTTGAAAGGTCCTCTCCAGAGGTTGGTGAGGATGTTGTCGTTGGCCTGGCCGATGTGGATCTGATGGAGTCCGCCGCCCAGGTGGCGGTGCAGGGGCTTGACGCCGAAGAGCGAATCGTGCGCGGCGTCCCAGAGCGTGTCGCCGCCGTTGATGGCCAGCAGGCCGTTGTCGCGCGCGATGGCCTGGTGTTCGGGCAGGGGGTCGCAGGCGCCGCTCCAGAAGAGGAGGCGGCAGCGCTTGCCCTCCGGGACGAGGTTGTTGTTGACGAAATCGACGGAGCCCGCGATCTCGCGCCAGGGGTCCAGGGCGTAGCCGGGGATGTCGAAGGCGAAGCGGTCGGTGTAGCGGACCTGGTCCTTGTTGCCGGGGTTCCAGAAAAAGGGGTGCGAGAAGGTGTGCGAGGCGGGCTCGACGTTGGGCAGGGCCAGGATGTCCCGGGCCGTGTCCATGAGCTTGGCGTTGCCGAAAAAGTCCGGCGATATCTCGGCTTCGATCACCGAGAAGGATACCGGGAAGTCGACCTTGGAAAGCACCTCGTCGGAGAGCACGGCCGCGCATGTCCTGGTGCGGTCGATGAGGCTCACGCCCGAGAAGCCGTCGGCGTCCACATGGGAGAAGGCCACGCGACGCCCGTTGAGGGTGGTGGGGTCCGGCACGGGGTACACGGGCAGATCCAGAGCCCTGGCCATGAAGACGAAGGGGTCGATGTACCACTTGGAGCGCGTGGAGAGGGGGTCCAGCCAGTAGGCGAACTCGTTGCCGAAGATGACCCCGCCGGTGTCCGAGGTGAAGACCATGGGGCTCTCGCCGTCCTCGGGCCTGTCGGTGCTCACGCCCACGTGGACCCTCACGTCGGGGCGCAGCGGGGTGATGTGCTCGTAATGGGACGGATGGGACGGATGCTTGCGCTCGTAGCCGGTCATGGCCGGGTCCAGGGTGGTGAAGCGCAATCGGGAGCGGTCCTTGACGGGTCCGGCCTTGTACCGCACGCCCAGGCGCTCGTAGAGTTCCAGGAAGCGGGCCGTGCCTTCGGGCGTCTCCAGGGCCTCGCCAGGCCCGAGCGAGTCGAGCACCACGAGCTTCCTGCCCGCGTCCAGCTGCCGGTGCAGCCACTCGTGGTATTCGCCTGCCCGGTAGACCTCGCTGGTGTTGAGCGAGACGATGACGGCGCGCACGTCCCTCATCTCTTCGGGACCGGGCAGGGGGCGCTCGGCCAGGTCGAAGGAGACGGCCACCAGCCCCAGGTAGTTCAGGACGGTCTGGAAGCCGTGATAGGCCAGGGTGTTGGTGAGCGGGTTCTGGGTGGCGGTGTTGCAGAGGATGAGCACCCGGCGTTCCACCGGTCCGGGCGCGTCGGGCCCGGAAGGCGCGGCCGGGGGGGCGTCGGCCGGAAAGAGGGCCAGCAGGAAGGTCAGCGCCGCGAGGACCGCAAGAGGACGCCAGCCGCGCCCGCTCCGGAGAAACCCTGCCGTCCCGGGCGACATACGATGGCCCATGAGCTCCCCCTGCAAATCCAGTTAGAGCATTCTAGTGAACAAGGAGAACGCTTGGCAAGTTCAAAGATGAACATGCCGGGAGGCGCATCCCTCGCTTCACGCCAGCCTTCCTGCGGAACCGGAGCATGGACGACGGACATTCCCGCCCCCCTGGTGCGGACAAGGAAGGCCTTGGGGCACTTTGACCGGCTCCGGACACTCCCTCGGAACACTTGCACTAGTGGCGCGCGGCCCGGTTCACCAGCCTGCCCGGCGCATGGGCCGCCCCTTCGCGCGCCAAAGCAAAACGCGACAGTCCGGACCGTTTCCGGCCGGACCGTCGCGTTTTCCTCCCTGTCGCGCGGGG
This sequence is a window from Fundidesulfovibrio magnetotacticus. Protein-coding genes within it:
- a CDS encoding acyl-CoA dehydratase activase codes for the protein MSSRVYGIDIGSRSIGLVVLGEEGVEHSLSVPTTYDVLKQCRAVLEGVSGCLAVATGYGRKLFLKEFGVPGRFGRVLDITEIQAHALGARALYPTARTVLDIGGQDTKVIAMTPGGKVVRFEMNDRCAAGTGKFLEFMATALQTPLDRFGGFALGADKRIAISSMCTVFAETEATTLMALGERAENIAMGLHLAIAGRVQSMIGRIGCEPPLVFSGGVARNPCIVRLLEEGLGMAPLIPRDPDLVGALGAALHGKALLSKQSSLEAV
- a CDS encoding polysaccharide deacetylase family protein is translated as MGHRMSPGTAGFLRSGRGWRPLAVLAALTFLLALFPADAPPAAPSGPDAPGPVERRVLILCNTATQNPLTNTLAYHGFQTVLNYLGLVAVSFDLAERPLPGPEEMRDVRAVIVSLNTSEVYRAGEYHEWLHRQLDAGRKLVVLDSLGPGEALETPEGTARFLELYERLGVRYKAGPVKDRSRLRFTTLDPAMTGYERKHPSHPSHYEHITPLRPDVRVHVGVSTDRPEDGESPMVFTSDTGGVIFGNEFAYWLDPLSTRSKWYIDPFVFMARALDLPVYPVPDPTTLNGRRVAFSHVDADGFSGVSLIDRTRTCAAVLSDEVLSKVDFPVSFSVIEAEISPDFFGNAKLMDTARDILALPNVEPASHTFSHPFFWNPGNKDQVRYTDRFAFDIPGYALDPWREIAGSVDFVNNNLVPEGKRCRLLFWSGACDPLPEHQAIARDNGLLAINGGDTLWDAAHDSLFGVKPLHRHLGGGLHQIHIGQANDNILTNLWRGPFNGYRNIIETFKRTGSPRRLKPIDIYYHVFSTEKLGGLNALKEVYAWVAAQPVAPLFTSAYVQSVQDWMDVHLERLGPDLFSVADYGLSLTLRLPADGPAPDMSRCENVLGYDRQPEGLYVHLAPGQKRAVLALAAKDDAPAGAPFLRAASGYVRDWTVTERVLTFTTQFFTRNGKVTLGGLRPGVVYWASGPALGGRSVGRAASEEGTVSLEGLASGALTLRFP
- a CDS encoding ABC transporter substrate-binding protein; this encodes MAVLLVLLLAGVVQAAELPVMRLSYGKFIDDLPFYVGVEKGFFEAEGVRVELVELKGETNIMAAAMRGDIDGGNIDVPASFHAVKQGLPIRVVSWFGQAHKGTKCGLHVPVDSPVKNLGDLKGRRVASAGSITTKLMLGEGLRQFGLTSADIEQVAGMKLDEPMKFEAALKAGAVDFVIT
- the murJ gene encoding murein biosynthesis integral membrane protein MurJ, with the translated sequence MSTHLKQIAKDASVVGGATLLSRVLGFFRDVVVAYVLGAGPAADAFYVAYRLPNTLRRLFAEGSMTMAFVPVFSDLREKQGDEAAFAMTRSALVWLLAVLGVVTALAMAFARPITYLVAPGFADDPALMELTTGLVRIVFPYIIQISIVALCMGALNAMGHFLAPALATSELNTVIILGCGVAWLFGLDVPQALAWSVLAGGMGQMLMQQPALRRFGFTWIGPWRLLDPGVVRMGRLMLPTVFGAAIYQLNILVGTLLASFLAAGSISALYYADRLVQFPLGVFGVAVGTVALPSLARLAAAGEHVEFKRTLMASLRLTLFICLPATAGLAALAWPMVDVLFGRGAFTPEAADATARALVAYAAGLPAFACVRPLVSAFYALHDTKTPVRAGFWSMLANVALGASLMLPMGHVGLALATSLSSWLNVWLLGRALTAKAGPWFAPGRTTAVSALLSLAVGLAAWLTPVGPWAALGLIAVWATGYMLLAFVFRVEEARMLGDFVLRRLTRRARSGS
- a CDS encoding double-cubane-cluster-containing anaerobic reductase, which codes for MRAASLERFDGLADRFLADIEPLKEAGALVVGIYCTYAPRELVSAAGALPVGLCGKKQAPIPAAEKTLPANLCPLIKSSYGYAITGTCPYFAAADLLVGETTCDGKKKMYEFLGAVKPMHIMHLPFATGAAQEAYWTQEMRRFKEFLESATGNRITEDGLREEIRVQNEVRRLLARVLKLSSGACSPLSGLDMMAVSEAKSYVADPRAYAAMLRDLAAELEAMARAGQSGVATGARRILLTGCPVGRGSEKVVRLLEESGAVVVAAENCSGVKSFDLLADESGDPLVALARRTLCIPCSVMTPNAGRLSLLDRLTEEYRPEGVVDLTWQCCHTYNVESPMVQGHMLGKHGLRTLHIETDYSEADTEQLRTRIEAFLELL
- a CDS encoding ABC transporter permease codes for the protein MNPTLRRLAMPLILLVFWQIVASQKLVDPFFFPPPLKIFQALVKLFTHENLLGQIGISLGRATLGFALATVAGLTLGLAIAASRVLEDLLDPLIEYIRPISTFALVPVLIVWFGIGETSKVLLIFKSCFFPIALNTIAGIKGVDGKLILAARSFGARGWFLWRQVLIPAAMPTICTGLRISIGMAMLSIVGVEMLSSDSGLGYLVIDSQRIFATDKMFAGIVIISVIGYSLDRAAKSVEAVALSWHKRASLEGGRS
- a CDS encoding ABC transporter ATP-binding protein, whose product is MMNSAPVFNAVNARKAFVLPSGRREPVLDGVSLSAFKGEIVTILGPSGCGKSTLLLACAGLETLDEGSVSVEGVPPGASATAMVFQDFLLFPWRTVLDNVAFGLEVHGMGRARGRERAMELLRLVGLEDSAKRHPFELSGGMRQRVGIARALAVEPALLLMDEPFGALDAMTRETMQIELLRLRDATGLTVLFVTHSVPEAVLVGDRALVMSPRPARVLAELVIDLPRPRTPDMLTSDRFKALERQLRAALRQGDAQS
- a CDS encoding ABC transporter substrate-binding protein — its product is MLEMHGVSRLVASFNDVIPGFVFSGVFFPEKTLSEKPEQVRAFLRGLVRSFEFMRAEEAQAREFIPKYVKVEREVAFASALRDFSGNGRVPDSQLEKQLGLMRDFKLIDEMVPVGNVVDYSFLPAR
- a CDS encoding tRNA1(Val) (adenine(37)-N6)-methyltransferase, which translates into the protein MTPFPPSGAVLAARQGFPTGLVQPDGGYRFSLDPLLLAAFARPKRDARVADLGTGCGVAALALLLREGVHTPREALGLDVDPAMVRAAGENARLLGLEHVFRAEERDLRDIRRIHPPETFTLALANPPYREPGTGQDCLSPGRQDARFATRGNAGDFARAASWLLANRGAFCAVYPADRLADLMEACRDARLAPKRLRLVHSRLDEPARLALLEAVKNAGSGMVVEPPLELHEGRGEATRLCSAALAFCPALATRGEAARREDA
- a CDS encoding mechanosensitive ion channel family protein, which codes for MTTPVLDLLHAIEQASPSSLTLVGVLCGAALLLHILQLRFAGKGAAGALSLFKWLLVLAALRVLEVQVLRDTWATFMMVLHGVVIWLAFRAILHDLYAGVWLARIQKRPPNRILLNLLSFAMTLFLVAYGLRSVLGVDVSSLLTSSAILTAVVGFSMQDTIGSLFSGLLIQTEKPFKIGDWIKVGELEGQVTEVTWRYTKLTTFAGNQVLLPNNAVAKERVVNFTEPFPEVSLVVPVPAPLAAPPVRVKSSLEEVLRKAPLVSKNRAPRVRLAEITLDHALYRLVFYVDDYEDVYAARSEVLSAVWYEFHKQGIEFPMARRRLVTGPRKAPQKHGDLTELLSGVGLLEGMREDELELIVQCAAVRTYPPGASIVEQGQGGTTMFLIAEGEVAVARDGRELTRLGQGDLFGEMALLTGEPRQADVTAVTPVRCLELDREAFRGVMDKNPQLVANVTRVFQEREAQMRQAPRPDGEASAQGLFDRFRRIFW